In Gemmatimonadota bacterium, the genomic window CTGATGCTAAAAGACGCGATGTGTAAATAGCCTATTGCGTCAGAAATTTGACCAGAAGTAAAAAAACGATCCCCTGTGGTTTGAAATCCAGCGTTCAAGTATTTACTCTTCACAAAATCCAAATTGAGGATTCCTCCAGGTCGTCTATTTGCAGAGTTGAAATTCTTGAACGGCATGGTTAGAGTAACGTGAACGTCATTTAAGTGAGTTAGCATTAAAGATAAAATAGCAAAAAGCTCAGAATTATCTGTCTGGTCGGTAACCTGCGGCGCATATATGTCATATAGAGCCTGCCAATTGACATTTTTGGACTCAAAAAAAACATAATGGCGGTCAAATTCGTTCCATAAAATTTGGAAATTTTTCTCAGGATCAGCGTCAACCTGGGTTTCGTTAAGCAACATAGGCAAGATGTGTTGGGCTTGATCATAGTCTTGCTCGGCTGCCTTGAGAACCCACTTTACAGCCTCCTCTCGGTCCCGCTCTACACCCCAGCCTTTGTAATACATATGGCCAAGAAAGTACTGCGCTCTGTCTAATCCTTGCTCAGCGGCCTTGTGAACCCACTTCACAGCCTCCTCTTCATCTTGTCCCACGGTCTTAACTTTGTAATACATTTCGCCGAGGTAAAACTGGGCTCTGGCATGGCCTTGCTCGGCTGCCTTGAGAAGCCATTTTTCTGCCTCTTCTCCATCTTGATCTACACCCTGACCTTTGTAATACATATAGCCAAGAAGGTACTGGGCTTTGACATCTCCTTGTTCGGCAGCTTTGCGAAGCCACTTCACGGCCTCTTCTCCATTTTGAACTACACCCTGACCTTTGTAATACATATAGCCGATGAAATACTGCGCGCCAGCATGGCCTTGCTCAGCGCGCGGTCGCAATTCTTTGAGTGCCGTTGCATAGTCACCCCGGTTATATGCTTTCCTACCATCCTGATAGTCCCCCCACGCCAACGATGGCGCAATGAACAGACATAGCGACAGAATGAAAAGCAAGCGTCGGAGTTCGGTTTTTCGTCCATTATCAGTCATCGCAGAACGCCTCTGTTTTGGATCTGGGATTTTGCAAGATGTACGACGGGTTGTTGCATAATTCGGAATTTATATTTCCGCGCGTTTTTCATACATCACAAGCCCAATAATCATAAAGATGATACCCGTAAGAATGGTATAGACAAACGGCGCCCACGCTATTTGTCCAGAAGGCGTAGGAAGGATTGAGATTTGCCCTAAAAAATCTAACGCCATCTTCCCTTGCTGAAAAAATCGGATGTATAAAAACACGGCAAGTGCAAAAAAAGCGACCGCAGCCAATCCCCGGTACCGCTTAACCGAAAATTTTATCCCCTCCATCCCGGTCACAAGGCCGAGGATGAAAACCATATATGTCACAAGCCCCAAACCACACATAAAAACAAAATCCCAAAATAAGGTAACCTCCATCCCATCAAATGATAGAATTTGACC contains:
- a CDS encoding S41 family peptidase, giving the protein MTDNGRKTELRRLLFILSLCLFIAPSLAWGDYQDGRKAYNRGDYATALKELRPRAEQGHAGAQYFIGYMYYKGQGVVQNGEEAVKWLRKAAEQGDVKAQYLLGYMYYKGQGVDQDGEEAEKWLLKAAEQGHARAQFYLGEMYYKVKTVGQDEEEAVKWVHKAAEQGLDRAQYFLGHMYYKGWGVERDREEAVKWVLKAAEQDYDQAQHILPMLLNETQVDADPEKNFQILWNEFDRHYVFFESKNVNWQALYDIYAPQVTDQTDNSELFAILSLMLTHLNDVHVTLTMPFKNFNSANRRPGGILNLDFVKSKYLNAGFQTTGDRFFTSGQISDAIGYLHIASFSIRNGNAWVEAIDPIVNEFFHHKGLIVDVRGNNGGSSRNVDAIVGRFADQKRVSALVQRRDGSRHSDFGRITKKYVKPAGDKQFTKSIIVLTDRQVISSGEYFVLAMKQFPYVRTVGDTTFGGQGSPTRKKLPNGWEYRVSTGKWSSADNVLYEDIGVPPDIPVAVSPSDSVMGRDSVIEMAIQLLK